In the Pseudomonas sp. ADAK2 genome, one interval contains:
- the pcaR gene encoding pca regulon transcriptional regulator PcaR yields MNDQMRNSFASVAPPIVASPAKRIQALTGDPDFMTSLARGLAVVQAFQERKRHLTIAQISHRTEIPRAAVRRCLHTLIKLGYATTDGRTYSLLPKVLTLGHAYLSSTPLAVSAQPYLDRMSEQLHEACNMATLEGDDILYIARSATTQRLISVDLSVGGRLPAYCTSMGRILLAALDDTTLGEYLDHAEFQAKTSRTLHTPEALLECLQEVRQQGWCIVDQELEQGLRSIAVPVYDASGQVVAALNVSTHAGRVSRSELEQRFLPGLLSASRDLSAQLFA; encoded by the coding sequence ATGAACGATCAAATGCGCAACTCCTTCGCGTCGGTGGCGCCGCCGATCGTCGCCTCCCCGGCCAAGCGAATCCAGGCCCTGACCGGCGATCCGGACTTCATGACGTCCCTGGCCCGTGGCCTGGCGGTGGTGCAGGCATTCCAGGAGCGCAAGCGCCACCTGACCATCGCCCAGATCAGCCACCGCACGGAAATTCCCCGCGCCGCCGTGCGACGTTGCCTGCACACCCTGATCAAACTCGGCTACGCCACCACGGACGGCCGGACTTATTCGCTGCTGCCCAAAGTCCTGACCCTCGGCCATGCCTATTTGTCCTCGACGCCCCTGGCAGTTTCCGCACAGCCGTACCTCGACCGCATGAGCGAGCAACTGCATGAGGCCTGCAACATGGCCACCCTGGAAGGCGATGACATTCTGTACATCGCCCGTTCGGCAACCACCCAGCGCCTGATTTCCGTGGACCTGTCGGTCGGCGGCCGCCTGCCGGCCTACTGCACGTCGATGGGGCGGATCCTGCTCGCCGCCCTGGATGACACGACGCTGGGCGAATACCTCGACCACGCGGAGTTTCAAGCCAAGACCAGCCGTACGCTGCACACCCCCGAGGCCTTGCTCGAATGCCTGCAAGAAGTGCGGCAGCAAGGCTGGTGCATCGTCGATCAGGAACTGGAGCAGGGCCTGCGTTCGATTGCCGTGCCGGTGTATGACGCTTCCGGCCAAGTCGTGGCGGCGCTCAATGTCAGTACCCACGCCGGGCGCGTCAGCCGCAGCGAGCTGGAGCAACGGTTCCTGCCGGGTTTGCTGAGCGCCAGCCGTGACCTCAGCGCGCAGCTGTTTGCCTAA
- a CDS encoding MFS transporter gives MNQPQTAVGNCLDVQSFINAQPISRYQWRVVILCFLIVFLDGLDTAAMGFIAPALSQDWGIDRASLGPVMSAALIGMVFGALGSGPLADRFGRKIVLVGAVFLFGIFSLASAYSSNVDQLLVLRFLTGLGLGAGMPNATTLLSEYTPERKKSLLVTSMFCGFNLGMAGGGFISAKLIPAFGWHSLLLIGGILPLILAVVLLFWLPESARYLVVRNRGTDKVRKTLAPIDPVVVALASSFSVPEQKTVKARNVFAVIFSGTYSTGTLLLWLTYFMGLVIVYLLTSWLPTLMRDSGASMEQAAFIGALFQFGGVLSAVGVGWAMDRFNPHKVIGTFYLLAGVFAYAVGQSLGHITVLATLVLVAGMCVNGAQSAMPSLAARFYPTQGRATGVSWMLGIGRFGAILGAWMGATLLGLGWNFEQVLTALVIPAALATTAVVIKGLVSHADAT, from the coding sequence ATGAATCAGCCTCAGACTGCTGTAGGAAACTGCCTCGACGTGCAGTCCTTCATCAATGCCCAACCCATTTCGCGCTACCAGTGGCGAGTGGTGATCCTGTGTTTCCTGATTGTCTTCCTCGATGGCCTCGACACCGCGGCCATGGGTTTCATTGCGCCGGCCCTGTCCCAGGACTGGGGTATCGACCGCGCCAGCCTCGGCCCGGTGATGAGTGCCGCGCTGATCGGCATGGTCTTCGGCGCGCTGGGTTCCGGTCCATTGGCTGACCGCTTCGGGCGAAAAATCGTACTGGTCGGCGCGGTATTTCTGTTCGGCATCTTCAGCCTGGCTTCGGCCTACAGCTCCAACGTCGATCAATTGCTGGTGCTGCGCTTCCTCACTGGCCTCGGTCTGGGCGCCGGCATGCCGAACGCCACAACACTGCTGTCGGAATACACCCCGGAGCGCAAGAAATCGCTGCTGGTGACCAGCATGTTCTGCGGCTTCAACCTCGGCATGGCCGGCGGCGGGTTTATCTCGGCCAAGCTGATTCCAGCGTTCGGCTGGCACAGCCTGTTGCTGATCGGTGGGATTTTGCCACTGATCCTTGCAGTGGTTTTACTGTTCTGGCTGCCGGAATCGGCGCGATACCTTGTCGTCCGTAACCGCGGCACCGACAAAGTACGCAAAACCCTGGCGCCGATTGATCCGGTGGTGGTGGCCCTGGCGTCCAGCTTCAGTGTGCCGGAACAGAAAACCGTGAAGGCACGCAATGTGTTCGCAGTGATTTTCTCCGGCACCTACAGCACCGGCACCTTGCTGCTGTGGCTGACCTACTTCATGGGCCTGGTGATCGTGTACCTGCTGACCAGCTGGCTGCCGACGCTGATGCGCGACAGCGGCGCGAGCATGGAGCAGGCGGCGTTTATCGGCGCGCTGTTCCAGTTCGGCGGGGTGTTGAGCGCGGTCGGTGTCGGTTGGGCGATGGACCGGTTCAATCCGCACAAGGTCATCGGCACTTTCTACCTGTTGGCCGGGGTGTTTGCCTACGCGGTCGGGCAAAGCCTGGGGCATATCACGGTGTTGGCAACCTTGGTGCTGGTGGCCGGGATGTGTGTCAACGGCGCGCAATCGGCGATGCCTTCACTCGCGGCGCGGTTCTATCCGACCCAGGGCCGGGCGACCGGGGTGTCGTGGATGCTCGGGATTGGCCGCTTCGGCGCGATCCTCGGCGCGTGGATGGGCGCGACGTTGTTGGGCCTGGGCTGGAATTTCGAGCAGGTGCTGACGGCGTTGGTGATTCCGGCGGCATTGGCGACCACGGCGGTGGTTATCAAGGGCTTGGTCAGTCATGCGGATGCGACCTGA